From the Endozoicomonas sp. Mp262 genome, the window CGACAATATCAAGGTCTTGAAATACCCGCATAACCAGTCCACCGCTGGCAGCTTTAGTCGCTTTGTCGGGCATTACATCCAGCACTCCCCACATGCCAATGGCTACATCAGCAAAGTTACCAAACAGAATATCAGTGGCAGCAATACCATTTTTGCGGTGAGCGGCATAGCCATTGATAGTGCCGCCTTCCATCAGCATCAGTCCTGATCCGGCATCACGGGGAGTGCTTTTGCAATGACCAATCACGCCAGAGTGAGCCACATACGCCATATTGCCTGCCAGAGCATTGTCAGACGCTATTGCTGTTTCAAAGGCCACAACCTCTGCCCAGGTTGGGGCACCGGCTTTTGCCAGTGTCACAGTACCAATGCCGGTGGTTTTTAAAATGCCTTTTGGACCTTTCGCAACACCGGCAAAGCCTGCATTATCAATAGCTACCGCTGCCCCAAGCTGCAACTGACGCATGATCATTGATTCAACACTCGGATCAGACTGTTTCAGCAAACGTCGGGTGACGGGTACAGCACCGGCAACGGTTTTAGGTGTGAGTGAGACTGTACGGGTTGGAATATCACTGTCTGTAGCGTCTTCATCCTCATTGAGCCAGTAGAAAGTACCATCACCATCTGAGCCCGGAATATCTACATTACCAACAAGGCCTGTTAACACATCGGCCCCGAGGTTCATAAGCAACGTGTAATCACGCAAGGCATCAATAAATGAGCCCCCTAAGTGATCAGTGCCGACCAGTTCGGCCCCTGTACCTGCCCCGCCAGTGGTCATATCCCGCTGCTGGACATCATAAGGAATATAAAAACCACGGGCATCTTTGCCCAGCTTGTCTGCAACAGCCAGAGACACATCACGCTCAAGACCTGCCTTGCTCCAGTCCCCACTTTCTGCTGCCCTGAGCGCCTTCATAATGCTGTAGCGCTTCACTTCCTGACTGGTCATATCAATCTGGGTAACGGGCTTGGCTTCCGTGCGTTTATCCGTATTCAGTTTATCCAACACAACGCCCCGGAAATCAGCAAGGCTGGTGCCTTCGTTGATTGCGGTTTCTGCTTCTGACACCAGCTGGTATTTCCGGCCAAGATCATTGATTTTGTTGATACGCTGACGCTCTGCTTTTAACAGTTCTTTGCTGTCAGTGTGTACCGCCGGGGATTTTGATTTCGTTTGTTCTTCAGGCATTGCCTTTTCCTTTAAATCGTCTTGTATTATTGAAACGCAGTCATCAACAACGGCTTTTGCAAATTTCTCTATGGCATTTGTTTCTTTTTTGGCACTGCGCTCATTAATGATGATTTCATTTTTATCACCACCATCAGCTCTCGCAATACCCACTGAAGCATCAGCCGGAACCGCTACAAATGAAATTTCAAACGGCTCCCAGTCCGTTGCCCGGTAATCATCACTGCCTTCATTTCTTTCCAGTTCATGAATGCGATAACCCACGGAAATATGCCGAATGATGCCGTCTTTCACGTCGTTAAATATTTCGTCAGCGCGTGGACTTGTCCCCAGCCTCACCTTTGCCCGCCCCCGGCGGTCACTGTCGATAGATACGGACTCAACCACGCCGACGTGATCACGATGGTCATGCCCTACCAAAACCGCCCCGCCATTCTGCAGCCTGCCCAGACGTATAGAAGTTGGCGAGTGGTCAAGGATTTCGTTACCAAACCAGCGTTCAACAGGCTCCTCAGATGAAAATGCCACATCTACTGTACGGGCATTTTCGTCGATAGCCTCACGCTGAAGCGTTATTGACCGCTCAAGCGGCCCCGCTTTCATCTTGCGGGTTATTGGCATCGTCGTTGTTCTCCTGTGATTTTGGTTCGGTTTCCTGTTCTGTGGTCATGGCGTTAAAAATCCCCAGTTCTTTCAGGCGTCTCTCTTCTTCAGCAATTTCATTGAATACCTGGTCAGGGTCACCGCCCTGTTCCCTGATAATCTGTGAACGGGTAGTGATTTTCAGACCAATACCCTTTTCGTGGGCTGTCATTTCTTTTGCCGGATCAACCCATTTCCAGCGCCTGCCCTGAAAAACTGCTGGCTTGTAATAGGCAAGTTCTCTGTTTAGTGGTGCGGGTGGTTTGTTCTTTCTTGGGATATTTATTGTTCCCAGGTCATGCTGCCTTTCCAGCCATTCATCAAAGATGGGCCTGATTACATTTCTGATTAACCAGCCCTGTAAACCAATCCATACTTCACGGGTTTCAAGCATTCCCACACGGGCAGAGGAATAATTCACATCCGACATATCATTGGCAAAAGTGTTGTAATCAACACCCAGACCAGAGCTGATACCACGCAGGCACTGCTTCATGAAATCGGAAAACTCACCTTTTGGGTAATCCGGGTTAAATGACTGAAAATCAAGATTGCCTATATTTCTGAACATGCCTGGTTCTGCTTCCATTTCAAAACCATCATCATTTTCTTCATCACCTTCAAACTGATCATTGCTTGATGATTTGAAGAAACCCATTTGGCTTGCGCCGATCCGTGCTGCAACCAGGCTGGCATCTTCATAGGCTCCAAGCATTTTTAACCGCTGCAGACCTGTAGCAATCCACGGAATACCCCGTTTCTGATCTACAAACTCACAAAGATAGGCATGGATAATTTCTGAAGCGGGAACCCTTAAATAGTGCTTATTGTTGTAGTAATTAAGATAAGTCTGCTGGTTGGCTTCTGGCTGACTCAAATGATAGGCAACGGGCCTGCCGGTATTATCCAGCTCAATACCATGAACAATCCTGTTATTGCCATGCTCGCCAATATAAGTGACATCCAATAACTCTGGATCAATCAGTTCCAAGGTATAGCCGTACTGTGACCCTCCATGTTTACGTATCAGTATTTCACCATCACCGGCCACAGCTGCCATCAGTACATTCTGGAAATCAATCCAATGTAACCGGCCTTTGAAGTCACAAACCTGATGCCAGTCCCGCCAGGTGTTTTCTATAGCCGTTCTTACTACTGAGTCAGGGTTATTGCTGTAATCCATTACTTTTGATTGCAATACCACCCCTTCAGCACCAACAACATTGGTTTTCACCATGCCAATAAACTTTCTGGCATAGTCATTGTTGTAGCGCTGTTCCCTGCTTCGGGCCCTGAGTATTTTCAAGTTATGAAAAATCAGGTTGTCAGGGGTTTGGCTAACACTGGTCCAGCTGGAATTTAACCTGTCACCCAGGGAAGCGTTAAAGTTTCGCTCCATTAACTGGCCGTTCTTGCTATGCCTTGGTAACAAGGGTTTTCTATTACTGATTACAGGATCAGACCGGGCTGGCCGTTGTTTCTCTTTTTTACGAAATGGCCACATCAGAAGCGCACTCTAACCGGTTGATACTTTGATCTGCCCTGCTCTTTTGCTTCAAGACCGGTCAGTTCGTTTTCAAACTTACTCCTGAGAGTATCCAGCTCGGCCAGACTGTATCTCTGTAAATTACGCCCGTTATAGCTCATTGCACTGGCCCCCGAGGTAATATCACCACTAATACGGGCATCAATGGCATCAAGCATATCTTCAAGCCAAACTTTCCGTTTTTGTTGTCTTGTTGTTAACGCCATGAATTTGCAAAGCCTCCGGCTCGGCGTCTTGGCCTTCTTGCCGCTCGCCGTTCCTGGTTAATCTGTTGGGTGACTGTTGGTTCTGGTATTTCTTCAGGCTCTTCTGGTTCCAGCCGTGTGGCCAGTGCCTGAAAGTTTGGATTCAAGATATAAAGGGCTGCGGTGTTATATACCGCTAAGTCAAAAGCTTCATTTCTAGCCCTGGTCTTTTTCCATTTGCGTACGGGCCTGCCATTAACAAATGATGTTATGCACTGCTCTGCAGTGAGCTGCATAAAATATTCTTCGTCAAAGCAGTCTTTTACCGGGAAATGAGCATAACCGGCACCAGGATCTGTTACCTTTAATCTGGCCAGCACAATCTCTTTTGCGGTATCAACACCGACAGTGAATAACTGCACTTTGCCCAGATTAGAGCGTGAGGGTCTGTTAACAATGGGCATCCCTGCCCCTGATTTCCCTTTGATTGCATACACCCGCCGCCCTTCTCTTGGTTTTACAAACTTGTAAACTTCCTGAGTGAAATGGCCACCTGTGTCTATAACCGAGCAACTGATATTCAGGCTGGTGCCACTGGCATGGGTGTATTTAGTCTCAAGAAATTCTGCCAACTCTCGCCAGATTTCCGGCCTTGACGGATCACCGCGCATGATCCGTAATTCAATACGCCAGTTTTCTTCACCCACTCCCCAGCCATTAACCTCACATTCAAGCCGGTCATCCTGAACATCCACGGCACAAGTCAGCACTACGGCACCCGCTGGCACTTCATGCTGATAATGCTCTCTGCGCTGATACAGCAAGTGGTGCTCTATACCATCGCCTTCTTCTTCCCAGGTTTCACCCAGTGAGGTATTCACCCATACCTTCAGGGTATCGGGTGTTTTCTTGGCTTCCCTGAAATCAGCAATAATCTGTTCCCAGCGTCGCCAGGGTGAAACCAGTTCATTCAGGTGAAAACCACGAGTTGTGCTGTGTTCTGCCTGAGCTATCCATAACCCAGTGCCATTGAGCCACTGATACTGGCCAGAGATAACCCCGCAGCGATTACAGGCATGACCACATTCATCAAAACTGATTTGAGCCCATACCAGCGGTTGATAGTGCCCACACTCGGGGCATGGAAGCTGGTATTGCTCCTGGGTGCTGTCTGCGTATAACGCCTCAATCCTTGAGGCTCCCTTTACAGTTGGAGTGGATACAGCAAGGATCTTTTTGTTCCAGAAAGTTGTGGTTCTTTTTTTCGCAAGATTGAACGGGTCACCTTCGGTTCCTGCACTGGGAGGAAACCGGTCCACTTCATCCGCCAGCAATATTCTAATTGGGCGAGACGCAAGTGAAGCGGGTGAATTAGCCCCGGCCATGGTGATATGACCGCCCGGAAACGATTTATGAAGTATTGTATTTCCACTGTCCCTTGCCTTACTGTCTGCAATTTTACCCCGTAGTGGTGGCGTATCACGCACCATGGGAGCCATCCGGTCTTTACTGAATGCCTGGGCCATTTCAAGCGTCGGTTGCAGCAACAATATGGGTGCCGGGTCATAGTCGGCGAAATAACCGATGGTATTCAGCAATAATTCTGTTTTTCCAACCTGTGCCGATGACATAACCACTACCATTTCACAAGAAGGGTCATTGACGGCATCAAGGATTTCACGCTGATAAGGTGCCCTGCTGGTTTTCCAGCGTCCGGGCTCTGCACTGGCCTCGCTGCTTAGTCTTCTAAATTCATCGGCCCATTGTGATACGGTCAGGTCAGGCGGCGGCGCTGCCATCAATGCTGCACGGTGCAGCAGATTGGATACCGTAGTGTTCAGGGTCATAGTCTGCGAGTTCTGCCAGTGCTTCAAACAGATGTTCTTTCAAACAATCCTGTATCTGGGCCAGATCGGTCAGGTTAAGAAACTGGTGGGCGGCTTTTGTTGGTATGCCCAGTATTTTTGCCCGGAATGCTGCGACAAAATCAACCCAGGCTGCTTCAACAACATCAGCCGGAATCAACTTTCCTTCTTTGACTTGTTCATCCAGTGCGGCAATGTTTGCTTTGTGGTGAGTCAGTCTTGCGTTTTCAACATCGTAATCAAAAACTTCCGTACCATTTCCTACCCCGCTACTGGCAGAAAAATACTTTTCAATTTCAGTTTGAATCAACCAGTCAATCACATCGGATGTGTTGTATATATTGGCTGTACCCCTTGTACCTTCTGACTGAATGGGCAAGCCGTTCTTTTGAAAAGTGGTAATGGTTCGTTCTGATTTACCGATGATCTCTGCCAGCTGCTTTTTATTGACTAATTGACCTTTTGACATACCGAGGAAGGAAAACCCTATACAGTTCTGTGACTAAAAAAACCTCGCGCGTCCGTAAACCCGCAAGGGACGAGGTCCAGAAGGACCCGCACACCCCAGATAAGTATTTATGCTTAAGTGGAAATACGTATACAAAAAAAAGGTAATAATAATTAGTCAGGTAGCCTGCCCAAGACTTTCAGAACATTCTCATTAACGCTTTTAACTTCGTCTCGGACATCCTTGATATCTTCCCGCACCTGGTCTTTAAGCCTGACAATATCCTCATCAATTCTTTGCTTACTGACCTTGAGCGCCTCAATATCCTTGGTGTTACTATTGATCTGTAACTGAGTAGCTGTATAGCCACCGATAATGGCAGCAGCCAACACAACGGCCTGAAAGATATCACCCAGTTTTATGGTGGGGTCATAACGGCTTATTTTTTGGTGTTGTACTTCATTCATGTTTGTCCTGCTGCTTCAGCATTGATCCATAAAAAAACTGCAGGATGGTGGCAATGATTGTACCCAGGACAAACCCAAGCACGGTATCTGCAAACCGTATGTTCTGTTGTGGTATGGGATACAACACAGTCAGAAAAATAAAAGCCGCTGCAATGGTCGACCAAAACCAGGCAAAGTTATAGATAAACCGCCTGGTCTTCAGATCGCTCTGGTTCATTGCTGCCTTCTGCATGGCCCGAGCACTGGACTTATCCTGAAGCGCCAGCTGATATAACACTTCTTTGTGTTCCAGTAATCGCTCCTGAACATCAGCCACCAGTTCAGGATCTTTATTTAGCTTTGATAAAGCCTGCTTTGGGTCATTAGTGCCCGTTACAGCCTGGGCAACATTGATCACCTTATTGACCACCGCTTTATTCTTGCTGCTGATCAGATCACCCAACCAATCAGAAAACCCGGTAATATCAGCAATTCCCTTGGCGACTCCAACCATCGTTAACGGGTCCATGCTAAAGATCCTCTGGCCATTGCCCTGTATCCATCATCAGTGCTAACCGCACTGCCCTTATTTTCACCTGATCAGCCCAGCGGCTATCCAGCATTTCAGCAGCCGCTTCTGAATAGTTTTCATCGTTAAGGGCAGCAAAAAACCGTTTAAATTTGCTCAGTGTTGGCCAGCCCATGTTATAGGACATATCAATCAGTACGGCCTTTCTGACCTGACACAAAGACTGGTAGCAAGGCACATTAGCGGCCAGTTCATGCTCTGCTGCGTCGATATCATTAGCCATCATGAGATCGGCTTCTGATTTTAAAATACCGTTGTCTTCCAGATTACGACCATAACCGATGGTTAGCTTATTGGACGGACAGCGGTAAGGGGTCAGTTTTAGCCCTTCATGCAGAGCGATTAACTGTTTTAGTTTTTTTCGGTTGGCCATAATCTGTTAATCAGAAAAAGCGTCTGGCAGCGTAACTAACGAGGATTTGGAAGTAAT encodes:
- a CDS encoding terminase small subunit, whose translation is MSKGQLVNKKQLAEIIGKSERTITTFQKNGLPIQSEGTRGTANIYNTSDVIDWLIQTEIEKYFSASSGVGNGTEVFDYDVENARLTHHKANIAALDEQVKEGKLIPADVVEAAWVDFVAAFRAKILGIPTKAAHQFLNLTDLAQIQDCLKEHLFEALAELADYDPEHYGIQSAAPCSIDGSAAA
- a CDS encoding glycoside hydrolase family protein, translating into MANRKKLKQLIALHEGLKLTPYRCPSNKLTIGYGRNLEDNGILKSEADLMMANDIDAAEHELAANVPCYQSLCQVRKAVLIDMSYNMGWPTLSKFKRFFAALNDENYSEAAAEMLDSRWADQVKIRAVRLALMMDTGQWPEDL
- a CDS encoding phage portal protein: MWPFRKKEKQRPARSDPVISNRKPLLPRHSKNGQLMERNFNASLGDRLNSSWTSVSQTPDNLIFHNLKILRARSREQRYNNDYARKFIGMVKTNVVGAEGVVLQSKVMDYSNNPDSVVRTAIENTWRDWHQVCDFKGRLHWIDFQNVLMAAVAGDGEILIRKHGGSQYGYTLELIDPELLDVTYIGEHGNNRIVHGIELDNTGRPVAYHLSQPEANQQTYLNYYNNKHYLRVPASEIIHAYLCEFVDQKRGIPWIATGLQRLKMLGAYEDASLVAARIGASQMGFFKSSSNDQFEGDEENDDGFEMEAEPGMFRNIGNLDFQSFNPDYPKGEFSDFMKQCLRGISSGLGVDYNTFANDMSDVNYSSARVGMLETREVWIGLQGWLIRNVIRPIFDEWLERQHDLGTINIPRKNKPPAPLNRELAYYKPAVFQGRRWKWVDPAKEMTAHEKGIGLKITTRSQIIREQGGDPDQVFNEIAEEERRLKELGIFNAMTTEQETEPKSQENNDDANNPQDESGAA
- a CDS encoding phage major capsid protein, producing the protein MPITRKMKAGPLERSITLQREAIDENARTVDVAFSSEEPVERWFGNEILDHSPTSIRLGRLQNGGAVLVGHDHRDHVGVVESVSIDSDRRGRAKVRLGTSPRADEIFNDVKDGIIRHISVGYRIHELERNEGSDDYRATDWEPFEISFVAVPADASVGIARADGGDKNEIIINERSAKKETNAIEKFAKAVVDDCVSIIQDDLKEKAMPEEQTKSKSPAVHTDSKELLKAERQRINKINDLGRKYQLVSEAETAINEGTSLADFRGVVLDKLNTDKRTEAKPVTQIDMTSQEVKRYSIMKALRAAESGDWSKAGLERDVSLAVADKLGKDARGFYIPYDVQQRDMTTGGAGTGAELVGTDHLGGSFIDALRDYTLLMNLGADVLTGLVGNVDIPGSDGDGTFYWLNEDEDATDSDIPTRTVSLTPKTVAGAVPVTRRLLKQSDPSVESMIMRQLQLGAAVAIDNAGFAGVAKGPKGILKTTGIGTVTLAKAGAPTWAEVVAFETAIASDNALAGNMAYVAHSGVIGHCKSTPRDAGSGLMLMEGGTINGYAAHRKNGIAATDILFGNFADVAIGMWGVLDVMPDKATKAASGGLVMRVFQDLDIVVKQPKSFAKAVTA
- a CDS encoding phage terminase large subunit family protein; this translates as MTLNTTVSNLLHRAALMAAPPPDLTVSQWADEFRRLSSEASAEPGRWKTSRAPYQREILDAVNDPSCEMVVVMSSAQVGKTELLLNTIGYFADYDPAPILLLQPTLEMAQAFSKDRMAPMVRDTPPLRGKIADSKARDSGNTILHKSFPGGHITMAGANSPASLASRPIRILLADEVDRFPPSAGTEGDPFNLAKKRTTTFWNKKILAVSTPTVKGASRIEALYADSTQEQYQLPCPECGHYQPLVWAQISFDECGHACNRCGVISGQYQWLNGTGLWIAQAEHSTTRGFHLNELVSPWRRWEQIIADFREAKKTPDTLKVWVNTSLGETWEEEGDGIEHHLLYQRREHYQHEVPAGAVVLTCAVDVQDDRLECEVNGWGVGEENWRIELRIMRGDPSRPEIWRELAEFLETKYTHASGTSLNISCSVIDTGGHFTQEVYKFVKPREGRRVYAIKGKSGAGMPIVNRPSRSNLGKVQLFTVGVDTAKEIVLARLKVTDPGAGYAHFPVKDCFDEEYFMQLTAEQCITSFVNGRPVRKWKKTRARNEAFDLAVYNTAALYILNPNFQALATRLEPEEPEEIPEPTVTQQINQERRAARRPRRRAGGFANSWR